The genomic window tttctatacacataaacttctaacttttccatcacatcgttccaatttcaaccaaacttccaattttggcgtgaacacACAGCCTTCATGTGAAACTCCTACAAATTCCATGCATCCTAAATGAGCCGTTCAAAAGATTAGAACCCCCATAAAATACACATGAAATTCGTGTATTCCAAACGACCCAATGTTTGAAAGATAAAGACCTGGAAATTCCACGTGAAATTCCTATATTTCAAAGGAGCCATCATTCGAAAGATCCTTTGTTCCAAACGAGCTGCTTCAAGCCGGACAATCTTGGAGGGGGTCTCTGTCTGAACCAACTTTTCCAGAGCATGAAGTTTCGCTGCCGGATTCGTCGTCCTCTCAAAATTCCAAAGAAAATTTTTGCTGGTCTTTGCTAAAACTCTGGTCGTCTAGTTCATCTCACCCTTCCTACCTATGGGCTGGCACATCTCCAACCTTGCACTCACCATTGGGTTAAATGCATGCACTTGGCTTTTGATTCCCAACGCTAACCCACTACGTCACTGGCGTGACGAAACCACCATTTCGTCTCTTGGAATAATAAAAAGGACTCTGATTTTGGTCTGCATTGGAATTATTATTACCAGGCTTCCTCTCTTGACCTTCTTTTTGGAGAGGCTGGACAGGTTCATCTGAACctgggggaagagagagagagagagagagagagagagagtctgGTAGATAAGCAAAGCAACCTTTTGGGAAAGGTTTGGAGATAGATTTGCAGTTTTTGAGTGGGAATTAGTTTGAAGGTAAATGATGCATTGGATTAGTTTCTGGGTGACGTGGCCATGGAGAGGAGAGGTAGAAATTTATTACTGTAATGACGTCGTTAACTTTTAGATATACGTTTGACTATTTGTTGTATTTAGAAATAGTAATTATTTTGCtgtgagttattttatcactaaaagtacttaaaatataatttgtatcttatatatttatataaaattttttaatgagGTAAATTATCAAACAtgtatttaaaaattattgatatcgtctattaaaaaatgaagggaGTCCTACTACTCCCCCGTtgcaaaatataagaatctagaaccgaatgagatattttctagtattatgaatctgagtttttatattttgggacgaaagaAGTACAATTTAACAGCCACTAATTTGATTATGGATTGGAAGGATTAGTTAAAGGCTTCTTTTACCGTTCTGTGTACCTGGCTACCTGCCTTGAATGATGTGACACAAaagataggatttttttttccatggttgCAGTATTTGAGTGGCAATTAGTTTATATGATAAAAGATGCATGGGATTAGTTTCTGGTTGATGTGGTCATGGAGAGGTAGAAATTTCATGACAATTTGGTAACAGCCACTAATTTGATTATGGATTGGAAGGATTAGTTTAAGGCTTCTTACCATTCTATGTACCTGGCTTGCATGATGGGACTCAaagatgggttttttttttccatggatGCTAATCTGCTAGACTGCTAGGAGTACTAGTTTAACTGCTGCTGGACGAAACGAGTTAAACTAGTTTCGTCGAAAgctgattttgattttgaattttagaatttGATTTCAAACTGATACCAAGGGTTTTCTTCCTCACTTTGGTTGCTATATCTTTTTTCCAAGAAAGTCAAAAGGACAAGTAAAGGAGATGTGAAATATACCTAAGATTATTCTTACgaatcaaattaaaaaaatcaaaattaacttCAGATTATAGTCAATAGATCAAAGGCTTAAAAGTTGTGGTAGGCAggtttcccttttcttttccatttctgCCCTGGAAATACATATAGGATTATATCACAAGATTAATTGCTCTCATCCTTGAGAACGGCTAAGTGAAGAAGATCCGACATACACGAGAGCATTTCGACGTTCACAAGTCATTCCAGTTTCATGGCAGCAAAATAACCAGCTtatttactactactacacaAGAAACCTATCTATATCCATGTTACATACAGACTGCACAATTGGCCGCTATATGGACTATCTACAGTTCTATATTAACAATACTACCAAAACATCTGGTGCATGAAACTAGAATGGTACACTGATCTACTGAAGAACTGACTCAGCTATGTGGTACATGCAGCGCCTGCAAGAGCAACTTCGGTGGACGGGCTAGGAGTTGACAACCTGAAAACCTGAAAATCCCACTGATGCAGGAGTTGCAGCTGCGTTAGCGCCAGGCTAGCATGTGGCTGTCCTCAGCAGTGCGGATTTCGCTGAAACTTCAATCGGTCTCCAGATTATGCTTTCCATCTTGTTGCACAAGTTCTTGTAGAACTGCAATGAGTGTAAATCTGAGTTAGCAATCGTTCCGGATGGACGAAAAGTTGGATGTTGCACCTTCGAATGAGCATTTTGACACATTGTGTGAAAGTTATCAGTGTCAGtcatttttttagatttatGAACTAGTCTAGGCAATCATGCTACTATATTCGATTAGGATACAAGACGATATGTGGAAAGACAGACCCTGTGGTATTCCAGTGTGTCACCAGCAACCTTTCGAACATCAACCATGAACAGAGAAGGAGCAACTTCGAAAACCTGCGAATGATGCATTTCAAAGCATAAGACAGCATGAAAAATGTAGTTTGTGAATGACAAACAGCAAAATGTTGTTCCCCAACAAAGGGCAATGTAAGACTACCTGTAGAACAACAGCAAACGGGCTCATTCTGTTTGAAGATACACCTTCAAGACGCAACTGCAGAAAAGAGTTAGCAATAAGTACCATTACATCAAGAGTAAGAAATGAGTTGCTTGTTGAAGAAAATGTTTTGTAATTACCTTGTAATTCTGAGAGTGGACCTTAAGACCCATAGTCTCGGCAACAACTTCAATTGTAGCTACTATAGTCTTTGCTGGTTTCCTTGAGACAAAACGAGTTTGACGTTTGACAAACTCCTACAAATATAAAACCCATCATTATTGCAACATGAGCACTCCATGTGATGAAAGTTGCATCAGACAACATAAGTTATTCATGAGGACTGCAGTTAATGCATAAAGCAAACACCAAAGTTATTCATGACGTGTGGCACACTATGACGTATGGTCcacgtaaaataaaaaaatacatactaAACATGTCTAGGAAGATCTAATGTAAGAGCACAAACATTGAAAAGTGGGTTCTTCTTTCTGCTATACGAGAACATTGCAACTAGAATGAATATATGGTTGGTGTGGTCAAATACTTCACAAACTAAACAGGTGCAATTTAAACCATGGAGATTAGCTAAGAAGCAAGCAATCAgatgtttttttctccttttatgCAGGGTTTCCATTTCCATTCAAATTTGGCAAAAAACAGAAGCCGTCTGCCACCAACCAGTACACTAAGCGATAAGAAAAGAGAATAGACAATGGGATCGATCTACAGTCGGTTAATCCATATACAGTGGCTAGAATATAGTTCCACATAATACTAACGCCAATTGAAATGGATGTTCGTTTAAGTCATTTATTATAAACAAGATAGAAACCCCTGAGCGACCAACCGTCACTAAACCCAGTGCCTCACAGCCTTGTAAGTAAATGAAATAAGCTGACATGCCAGATCTCCATACACTATAAACCCATCAGCGTTTCAAATTTCATTGCCCTAATGGTTCTCCAACAGCAAAATGGTCAACCATACCAAGAGTGTTACCAACTAAAAGGAAGAGTGGAACTATGAAATTACCTGCTGTCTATCAAATAATGCTGAAAGATCCAAACCTTGAGATAATGTAATCATCTCGAAGGCATTCATCACAAGAGGGCCACCATCATTATGAGTCACTTGCTCAGAAACGTACTTGTCCTGAAGCCAGAAAAGTTGTATAAATATAACTATAGAAGCAAATAGGTGACAGACAATTGGCAATATACCAATGGCATACACAAACCTCAATATTGTCAAAAACAGCCTGTACATCATCCAGATCAACATTTTCATCTTCACCACGTTTAATGGCTACATAAGTCTTCTTAAACCATGTGTCTTCCCTTATCTGTTCAATAGTGATACGCTGCAAAATAGTGAAAAAGGCCTAAGAAACTGGAGACGGCAATTTGCAAAAGCAAACACTCTATGCTGGTTGAAGATCTATGCGTTAGACTTATTAGATTTGATTCTAGCAAGATTCTGTCACTGGTCATGTATAGTTGTATACAGTATTTCTGTAACATATATGGCAGCTCTGATATGAAGAAATTAGTCTTTGTTTTCTGCATTCTCTCACATAATTTCTGCAGCCATGCAGACTGAGACTGAAGTATTAAATTGGTGACAAGAGTACTTTGGAAGCTTGAGGTAAACTTTACTATAAAGGATGATTTGTTTCTTGAAGATGCAATGAAACAACCTAGTGTGTGTACTTACAGTTTTTGGATTTGGGTAGAGTATTCTGTGGATAAGCGATGTAGCACCTGGAGAGAACCAATAAGGGCATGAAAACTGACCTGCAGTAATCTTTTAATGTAGGAGTAAACATATCAGGTTTCAATCTCATCTGAGTAGAACGATTATGTAGGTGTTCACATCAACAATTTAGGGAAAGAAAGACTTATGCTGCACACATTAGTAATGAAGCCAATACCTTATCATACAGTGTTGGAAGATCATCTTCCTCAAAAGGAAGGTATCCAGCCATCAAAACATAGAGAATAACACCACATGACCAAACATCTGCTGCAGATCCATCATAACCATTGTTGCTAAGCACCTAAAACATTGACACATGGTAAAGCGCATATCATATATGTACTAAAAAAATGCCCCTAATCTTGTCTAAGGAAATGGCTTGAAATGCCCATATCACAATTTTATGAACTAGTTCAGACAATTAAAATCACAATAGCTTGAACATGGTGAAATAAGACAGCTAGAGATATTTATTTAGTGATGATGGCAGAAATATGCATAAAAATGAGGTTTAGAACCCTGAAGAGAACTAACCAACCAAATAACTGCGAGACAGGTAGAGAAACAAAGAAATAGGTAATCTCTTTCTAGTCTAACAGACATTTGTATCATACATACAAATATGATCTATAAAGAAAATCTAGGAAAATTGAATTGCATCCCGAGTAACTCGTCTAATTTTGCAGACATATTTCTTGCATGTAGTGTAGCTAATCAATTAGCtccttgccaaaaaaaaaacatttcgtACAGTTCAATTTACCATGCattgagagatagagagagagagagagcatcatACCTCAGGAGCAACATAATTTGGTGTTCCACAAGTTGTGTGAAGAAGGCCTACTCCCTGAAATCCCTCAAAAAAGAAATCCCAATCAGAACACTTCTAGGATAGAAATACAGCATCATTAAAAGCAATTACTGAGCTTACTTTCTGGGCCAAAGTGCTAAGTCCAAAATCAGAAACTTTCAAGTTTCCACGCGAGTCAAGAAGCAGGTTTTCAGGCTACATAACATGCCCAAAAAAAGGGTAAGCATGAGATATTGCACCTAGTGAATAGGACAAATGATAGCCAAGTGTCTCTTATCAGTAACGGACCTTCAAATCTCTATGATAGACTCCTTTGCTATGGCAATAATCGATGGCATCAATAAGCTGCTGGAAGTACTTCCTTGCTTCATTTTCACGAAGCTTCCCTTGGCGAGCCTACAGATATTTGATCGCATAGGttcatattttaagaaaatgcacaataataaaaaaatgttcctTTCTTTATATTGCCTATTGGGATTATATAATGGGCCTATAATTTACTGAACAGAAAGTTTCTGGTTTATATGGGTGATAAAAAGAATTTACATATGGAGACACTGCCAGAGTGGTacaattcttatatttttttagttcaaGTAGAACAGCAGCTCATCGTTATTTCGGTAGTGTATATAATAGACTCCTTACTATTTTATCGAACAATTCGCCTCCAGTGATAAGCTCCAAGATTATGTATATCTTCGTCTTTCCAGCTAGAACCTACAAAATCATAGTAATGGTAACAAAGTAGTGACACAGGAAGTTAAGATAGCCAACATAGGAGTTTTGTTAATAATGAAAAGTTATATAGGACAGATGGCAAGTAAATATTTAGCATACCTCGTTTAGTCTAACTATATTGGGGTGTCTTACAATCTTCATTATTGATATCTCCCTTTTGATCTGTCAAGTAACATGAGAAGTGAGTTCGTAATCTAATGCCGAATTAGAATGGTTTAgtccttttttttgttatcaTGATTAGCGATATTGCATAAACAACACAAAGAAAGTACATCTCGCATAAACTGGAAATCTGAAATGGGTGCTCACAGCAAAATCAGGTAAAACTGGTGGTCATCATTGATTTGCAGAACAGTTAAACTAAACAAACCAAATTTATACACATGCAATTGCAAACACAATTGGGGAGAAACTAAGCTTCATGGCAAAGCAGTAGGCTTAGGATTGTAGAACAGTTATATTAAACAAACCAAATATATACTTGCAATTGCAAACACAATTGGAGAGAAACCAAGCTTCATGGCAAAGCAGTAGGCTTAGGATTATAGAACAGTTATATTAAACAAACCAAATATATACTTGCAATTGCAAACACAATTGGAGAGAAACCAAGTTCCATAGCAACTAGCAAATCAGGAAGCTTAGGAAAAGATTTACACCACTATAATTAGAGAACTTGAGCACTTTGCAACAAGATGCATCCTCAAAAGATGTCGTTGGATAAGCATATGAACCAACTATTTGTAGCATTTCTGCAAACACCGCAAATCGAATTAAGCTACAACagaccaaattttggtaaaatcaCTTTCAACACCCAACCATTTCAATTCTGCAACTGAGCTTCTGTCAGCCCAAACGAGATGAAACACCAAACAAACCGCTCGAAttaagtttttctttcttttctttttttttaaaaaaatgtattttcccCTTTGGGAGAACAAGAAATTTAAGGCTCTCCAGTTAATTCCTTATTCTTAATCATCAAACGGCAAGAGCTGCGCGCAACTTGCACGAATTAACCAGTGGTGCGCATTGCTGTCGAGGTATATTCGGAAATTCTCCATCCGCCCTCGTCGATGCGCGGCTGCTCACCATTTGGCAAACAGCAAAGCAGCAGCGGAGAGcacccaaataaaaaaaagtgtaaaaAGAATCGCCCGGATCAAAGCAAAGGGGGGAGTGCGAGGAGTTTGATTTGGACTCGTGCACTGGCGGGGGCGGATGTGGAGGGTAGCGGGAAAGGAGAAGCGGGAGAATTACCTGGTGGAGCATGCGGTGGTTGAGGATGGTGTCCTTGTCGAGCACCttcatggcgacggcggcgccggtgtcggCGTCCACGGCGAACTTGACCTTGGCGAACGTCCCCTGCCCGATGGTCCGCCCAACCTCGT from Oryza glaberrima chromosome 6, OglaRS2, whole genome shotgun sequence includes these protein-coding regions:
- the LOC127777950 gene encoding CBL-interacting protein kinase 24; its protein translation is MGGEEGMAAGRKKRVGRYEVGRTIGQGTFAKVKFAVDADTGAAVAMKVLDKDTILNHRMLHQIKREISIMKIVRHPNIVRLNEVLAGKTKIYIILELITGGELFDKIARQGKLRENEARKYFQQLIDAIDYCHSKGVYHRDLKPENLLLDSRGNLKVSDFGLSTLAQKGVGLLHTTCGTPNYVAPEVLSNNGYDGSAADVWSCGVILYVLMAGYLPFEEDDLPTLYDKITAGQFSCPYWFSPGATSLIHRILYPNPKTRITIEQIREDTWFKKTYVAIKRGEDENVDLDDVQAVFDNIEDKYVSEQVTHNDGGPLVMNAFEMITLSQGLDLSALFDRQQEFVKRQTRFVSRKPAKTIVATIEVVAETMGLKVHSQNYKLRLEGVSSNRMSPFAVVLQVFEVAPSLFMVDVRKVAGDTLEYHRFYKNLCNKMESIIWRPIEVSAKSALLRTATC